The window AATTCAGCACATAAACAGATGAAGCTAAAGAAATTCCGACGAAAAACAATGAACTGAAGAACAATGACGTGATCAGAAtctgaactcgaatcaacagtcAACGTaaagggggaaaaaagaacagaaaaagaaaaagttggaaaCGGTGAGAACTTTTGGTGAAGAATGCTGAATTCCCAGAATCACAAGGCTCTGTTCTTGCTCTCTAAAACCAGTGCCTATGCCGGCGCCGCTGAGGGGGCTCCGTTTTATGCTTGGCGGGTTCCGCGACGGTAGCCAACAAGTCGAGAAGTTTAACCGGAGGAGGTGAAAGCAAAATCAATTGAGATGAATATATGGATTGGGCTTTTGAGCCGAGCCCAAGGTTCGATAATATTTTGGGCCGAGCCCAAGCTCGATATATCCTTTGGGCCGAGCCCAAGCTCGATACATCCTTTGGGCCGAGCCCAATGTCTGtataatatttcaaagttttggaaaataccaataaaatatttttaaaatgaaaaaggttatacaattaaaagaatttagagattaaatttatattttagcaaaaaacaattattctcgttatttatcattaaattttcacGTCAATATGAACATAACTTACGCTCGTAGGTTTAAGATTTGATTGTCAATATTAATACAATTAATCGTTTAAAAacgatatttattttcttaagatcagatgttcaaattttgtttcttttacatGTTTGTggttatgagatcccacattgttGGAGAGGGTagcgaaacattccttataagggtgcgaGAAACCTagataagggtgtgaaaaccacTCTCttgtagacacgttttaaagtcgtgaggttgacaacgatGCGTAACGAGctaagcaaacaatatctgttagcggtagacttgagctattataaatagtatcaaagctagacactgggcggtgtgccaaagtaagaccatgagagcttatgctcaaagtggataatatcatacaattgtggaaagtcgtgtttgtctaacatggtatcaaagtcatgccctgaacttagtcatgtcaataaaattctcaaatgtcgaacaaaagactccaaaagaaaaaggagtccaggctcctcgaaggcatagtaaaaaacgactaagactccaaaagaaaatgagagtctgacctcgattaaagggagtcatactttgttcgagggtaggtgttgaatgaaagtcctatatcggctaatttagagaatggtCATGAGtttactctctccattggtacgaggcttttggggaaacctaaaacaaagccatgagagcttatgctcaaagtggacaatatcatactattgtggagagtcgtgttcgtcaaGGACGATAACCTTCcaagggaagtggattgtgagatcttacatcgattggagagggtaacagagcattgtttataagagtgCAAGGACTCTAGATAAAGGTGTAGAAGCCACTCCCCagtaaaaatggaaaggaacAGACCCAAGAATTAGAAGACATTCAAATGGAAAGAAAGCCTTATGCCATTACTGTTCATGCTAGTTCCATAGCTAAAGTTCAGAGATCTCAAAGATAAAAGCTAACAAAATCATCACCAGACCGATTCATTCTCAACGTCCTATCCCTCATGACGTTTCTTGTCGAACAAGCTACCGAAAGGAGGCTCGGTAAATCCACCTTCGACGAACATGTCATGAACTACTTTATACATGGCTTCAGTGAGGTGAACTCCATCCCAGTTTATGTATTCATATGGCTTTTTGCAGGAACTGACTGAAGACATTCCACAGACAGCAAGCACGTTGAAGTTGTACGGTCCACCGACACCGCAGCAGGCTTTGAAGAGCTCCCTGAAACCGTACTTGCCGGGATTCTTCATGACTGTTCGATACGCATTCCAGTAATCAGCATATATGATGACAGCTTGAGGAAACTGTCTCCTTAAAGATTGCAATGAGGCCCTGAGAGAAAGATTGTGATAGTAGGTTTGGTTGTTTGAGCTCCTCGCGCAGCCGATATCGTCTCTGTCGACGACAGGGGCTATAGACATTGCTAATGGCAGGCATCCACTTGGTGGTAAACCTTGAACAACCATGTATTTTGCACCCTTCTTCAGCAGAGACtggaaaatcaaatcaaatgaaaaattcatAGTTCATGCCACTGTAAGCTCTCTCATATATCAAGTAAGTTTCTAATATTTTAGAGCTTAAAAGACTCCATGGAGGTCAAGTCATGTACCTGTAAGACTCCAGTAACGCTGGCAACACCGAGCTTACGGATGGTATCATCTGGTATAGGCGATCCGGTGTTATAAGCATAATCGTTGACTCCAATTTCAccaacccaaaacaaagcatCATCAAAAGCAGCTGCCCCTCTATGTCCTTGAGTCTCCAAGAACTTGTTGAACCAAAGTAGCTGAGTTTGGATAGACTGAGGAGTAATGTTAAGGCTAAGGTTATTTCTAACAAAGAAATCATGGTTTATAGCTGTGGATCCTGCAACAGCGAAGTTCACCCCATGAAAGGACTCATTGCCCTTCAAATATCTGTAAGGTGTCAAGAAAGGCAGGGACAATGTCTGGGCTATAAAGTCAATCACCAGTCGTCCATCCGAATATCGGTTGGTCGAGTGGTGAAAGAACGTACTGCCATAAGGAGAATTAGAGACATGGCCAAATACTGTTGGCCCTGATACAGACCTTGTGTTGCCCGTGTCTGTGAATGAATCTCCGAAGGCATAGATCTTACTAAAGAGACGTGGATGCGTCTCATTTGCAGTCGGAGAAGCCGAAGCAAAAGCACacaagagaatgaaaatagcACTGTAGAATGTTAAAGCCACCATTGCTTCACAGATTTTCATTTGCCTCAACAACAGTTTTATTTCTCCACCTCACAGGTTGCTGAGACTGATATAAACGATGTCGCTTTCGTTTACCCTTAATGCAAACGATACTGTTAAATCTATGAAGATCACACAAATAAGAGCTTTAATCTTGGAGCCAAGACATGAAGTAgttcaaaaagaaattagttgaGTATCCAATAATGATGATTCATCACCAACATTGTCTTTATTTTCCTACTTCAAGAACTTCTCAATAATGTTAGAAGAAAGGACAAGAGAAAAGCCTATTAGGCAATTTAAGGGCTATACGCTCATAGGGACAGATCCTTCAAGTGTTTGAACTACCGGTATCACTTTCTGGGTGGAGATTTTAATGCACGTCGCTCTCTCTCCATAGATCATTTCCTTTTAGGAATTCACTTCAAACATGGAGGGCCAAGGAGAAATTAACAAGTCACCTGATTTGTCTGCGTACATTTACTGTTCCATCTCAGTGCAGATCAATGCTAAGCTCAACCTGTTAccataaaaaatagaatcaacGTTCTCGATTATTCCACACGCTACCTAGTAGAGGAGCGGTTATCTGAAGtggattctctcttttctagTGGATGCCGAACCTGCTGTCCCATTGATTAAGAGAGAGGGGGTGGGGGGGGGCCAGCAGCTACATAGAccccttcttttttgttgttgtcaGCGCTTTCCTAGGCCAAGCCGGAATTCTTTATCAGAAAGGGCAGGCAAAGCCCGAAGACTGCTATCCTACCTAACAGGCCAGTGGGTGGAATGAGGAGAGGACCCGACAATCATACCACCGCTTTCGAAAAAGCGTGTTCCCTTCAGATAAGATGCACCGTAAAATTGGGTTCAAAAGAGATCTTGTTGTGGCCTAATATGAAGTCAATCAATTCAAAAGCTCAGAAATCTTTAAAATTGGGTTCCAGGCTTCTAGTGCCTCTACATAATGCACAACAGAGAGTTCAGCACAAAGGGGTTAACAAGGAATTTTATATAAGATTGATGATGAGCAATGGCTACAACGTTTAATCGTTAATTAGGCGTAAATCTACCACCCCTCCCATCTCCTCTTCATGACAAAGTCTTCATGTCCTAACTATCACCATTTCTAGCACTTTGTTGCATCCGTGACTCGTAAAAGAGTCTCACAGTCGAGAAGATTAAGGAAGGTTCAGCCATTGCACCATTGCCGTAGTCCCCACAGGCTAGCCTCTTGGTAACAGGTGGAATGAGAGTTATCCCAAGTTCATCAATAGCAATGAGATGCCGCTCAGTAAAAGGGTTAGTCCACATATAGGTATTCATGGCTGGTGCAACGAAAAGTGGCTTGTTATAGTCCCATGCTCGCACGACACACGTCAATAGATTGTCACATAATCCTCCAGCAATCTGGGACAACAGCAAATGCCAGGATCAAGTTCAAGAAGGATTGTTCTTGAGTTCACCAAAAGTTTCTAAGGATCATTTTGAAGGTAGATTGCCTTGTTATCGTAGCACACACATATATAGATAGAAACTACCAATGTAGATGGATGCACATCTATAGACATAATAGCAGTTCAGGAGTACACAAACAGGCAGGACATCAACATACAAACCAAGATGGAATGGACAGAACAAATAAATCAACCAGAAAACGGTTaaaggattgttgggagggagtccacatgggctaatttagagaatatcatgggtttataagtaaggaatatatctctattggtttgaggccttttgggaagcccaaaacaaagtcatgagagcttatgctcaaagtagacaatatcatactattgtggagatccatgattcctaacatggtatcaaagtcatgcccttaacttagtcatgtcaataggatcctcaaatgtcgaacaaagaagttgtgagtctcgaaagtatagtcaaaagtgactcaagtctcgaacaaagggtgtactttgttcaatgGGAGGATTGTTCGGAGGGAGtttcacattggctaatttagggaatgatcatgggtttataagtaaagaatacatctccattggtttgaagccttttgggaagcccaaagaaaatctatgagagcttatgctcaaagtagacaagatcatactattgtggagattcatgattcctaacatggtattagagccatacccttaacttagtcatgtcaatagaatcctcaaatatcgaacaaagaagttgtgagccttgaaagtgtagtcaaaagtgactcaagtttCGAACAAATGATGTAATTTGTTCGATggaaggattgttgggagggaagaagttgtgagccttgaaagtgtagtcaaaagtgactcaagtctcaaacaaagggtgtactttgttcaatgggaggattgttgagagggagtctcacattggctaatttagggaatgatcatgggtttaagtaaggaatacatctccattggtacaaGGCCTTTTtgaaagtccaaagcaaaaccatgagaacttatgctcaaagtggacaatatcatccCATCTGAGCCGTGACTCCTAACAAAAACATTCCGATTTTACAAGATGACCGAATTTCGAAATGGAGCAAggaattttgaagaaagtgATTAGAAATAAACATTTCCATCATGGTTAAAGTAATGTACCTTGCCG is drawn from Cucurbita pepo subsp. pepo cultivar mu-cu-16 chromosome LG09, ASM280686v2, whole genome shotgun sequence and contains these coding sequences:
- the LOC111802528 gene encoding GDSL esterase/lipase At3g48460-like, with product MKICEAMVALTFYSAIFILLCAFASASPTANETHPRLFSKIYAFGDSFTDTGNTRSVSGPTVFGHVSNSPYGSTFFHHSTNRYSDGRLVIDFIAQTLSLPFLTPYRYLKGNESFHGVNFAVAGSTAINHDFFVRNNLSLNITPQSIQTQLLWFNKFLETQGHRGAAAFDDALFWVGEIGVNDYAYNTGSPIPDDTIRKLGVASVTGVLQSLLKKGAKYMVVQGLPPSGCLPLAMSIAPVVDRDDIGCARSSNNQTYYHNLSLRASLQSLRRQFPQAVIIYADYWNAYRTVMKNPGKYGFRELFKACCGVGGPYNFNVLAVCGMSSVSSCKKPYEYINWDGVHLTEAMYKVVHDMFVEGGFTEPPFGSLFDKKRHEG